One stretch of Variovorax sp. 54 DNA includes these proteins:
- the gtdA gene encoding gentisate 1,2-dioxygenase — protein sequence MNPASSSAPSSADGAPANLAERRDYYARIRPLNLSPLWESLHVLVPREPKSPCVPALWRYDEIRPLLMESADLITAEEAVRRVLVLENPALPGNASITQSIYAGLQLIMPGEVAPSHRHVQSALRFIVDGKGAYTTVGGERTTMHPGDFIITPSWAWHDHGNEGIEGVTEPVVWLDGLDIPMLRFFDAGFAENDDAKVQHVARPEGHSLARFGHNMVPVRHDHTSATSPIFNYPYLRSREALAQLQKQEAPDAWLGHKLRYINPLTGGSPMPTISTQLQLLPKGFAGQAHRATDGTVYSVVEGHGTADIAGQRFDFGPRDTFVVPSWAPLRLSSPSEDTVLFSFSDRPVQQAMGILREAFLEDA from the coding sequence ATGAACCCCGCTTCTTCCAGCGCCCCTTCCAGTGCCGATGGTGCGCCTGCCAACCTGGCCGAGCGCCGCGACTACTACGCCCGCATCCGACCGCTCAACCTCTCGCCGCTGTGGGAGTCGCTGCATGTGCTCGTGCCGCGCGAGCCCAAGAGCCCGTGCGTGCCCGCGCTGTGGCGCTACGACGAGATCCGCCCGCTGCTCATGGAGTCGGCCGACCTCATCACCGCCGAAGAGGCCGTGCGCCGCGTGCTGGTGCTCGAGAACCCGGCGCTGCCCGGCAATGCGTCGATCACGCAGTCGATCTACGCCGGCCTGCAGCTCATCATGCCGGGCGAGGTCGCGCCGTCGCACCGCCATGTGCAGTCGGCGCTGCGCTTCATCGTGGACGGCAAGGGCGCCTACACCACCGTGGGCGGCGAGCGCACGACCATGCACCCCGGCGACTTCATCATCACGCCCTCGTGGGCCTGGCACGACCATGGCAACGAAGGCATCGAAGGCGTGACCGAGCCGGTGGTGTGGCTCGACGGACTCGACATTCCCATGCTGCGCTTCTTCGACGCCGGCTTTGCCGAGAACGACGACGCCAAGGTGCAGCACGTGGCGCGGCCCGAAGGCCACAGCCTGGCGCGCTTCGGCCACAACATGGTGCCGGTGCGGCACGACCACACCTCGGCCACCTCGCCGATCTTCAACTACCCCTACCTGCGCAGCCGCGAGGCGCTGGCGCAACTGCAGAAGCAGGAAGCGCCCGATGCCTGGCTGGGCCACAAGCTGCGCTACATCAACCCGCTGACGGGCGGTTCGCCGATGCCGACCATCTCGACCCAGCTGCAGCTGCTGCCCAAGGGCTTCGCCGGCCAGGCGCACCGCGCCACCGACGGCACCGTCTACAGCGTGGTCGAAGGCCACGGCACGGCCGACATTGCCGGCCAGCGCTTCGACTTCGGCCCGCGCGACACCTTCGTCGTGCCGTCGTGGGCGCCGCTGCGCCTGTCGTCGCCGAGCGAAGACACCGTGCTCTTCAGCTTTTCCGATCGTCCCGTGCAGCAGGCCATGGGCATCCTGCGCGAAGCCTTCCTCGAAGACGCCTGA
- a CDS encoding 3-hydroxybenzoate 6-monooxygenase, which yields MTHSKQPPSVLLVGGGIGGMAAALALARLGVAIDLLEQSAVIGEIGAGLQLGPNAFAALDALGVGEAVRRSSVFTDRLVMMDAVDCTEVASVPVGEAFRARFGNPYAVSHRADLHGAIHEAVKQHPLIRFHTSAQVEAIDTGAHGVTAVTRDGRRFQADAIVGCDGVKSVVRAKLIGDAPRVSGHVVYRAVVPAADMPADLQWNAPVVWAGPNCHLVHYPLRHGEQYNLVVTFHSREEEEWGVTDGSKEEVLSYFEGVHARPRQLLDRPTSWRRWSTADRDPVERWSDGPATLLGDAAHPMMQYLAQGACMALEDAVTLGEAVKACDFDMTAAFQRYEQARIARCARVVLSVREMGRLYHAQGVERLVRNSLWTGRTPERFYDAVEWLYAWRPEHCLGDAPAPR from the coding sequence ATGACCCACTCGAAGCAACCTCCTTCCGTGCTGCTCGTCGGCGGCGGCATCGGCGGCATGGCCGCCGCGCTCGCGCTCGCACGCCTGGGCGTGGCCATCGACCTGCTCGAACAGAGCGCCGTCATCGGCGAGATCGGTGCCGGCCTGCAGCTCGGCCCCAATGCCTTCGCGGCGCTCGACGCGCTCGGCGTGGGCGAGGCCGTGCGCCGCAGTTCGGTGTTCACCGATCGGCTGGTGATGATGGACGCCGTCGACTGCACCGAGGTGGCGTCGGTGCCCGTTGGCGAGGCCTTCCGCGCGCGCTTCGGCAACCCGTATGCCGTGAGCCACCGCGCCGACCTGCACGGCGCGATCCACGAGGCCGTGAAGCAGCATCCGCTGATCCGCTTCCACACCTCGGCGCAGGTCGAGGCGATCGACACCGGCGCGCACGGCGTCACGGCCGTCACGCGCGACGGCCGCCGTTTCCAGGCCGATGCCATCGTCGGCTGCGACGGCGTGAAGTCGGTGGTGCGCGCCAAGCTCATCGGCGATGCGCCGCGCGTGTCGGGCCACGTGGTCTACCGCGCCGTGGTGCCCGCGGCCGACATGCCCGCCGATCTGCAATGGAACGCGCCCGTGGTCTGGGCCGGCCCCAACTGCCACCTCGTGCACTACCCGCTGCGCCACGGCGAGCAGTACAACCTGGTCGTCACCTTTCACAGCCGTGAGGAAGAAGAGTGGGGCGTCACCGACGGCAGCAAAGAAGAGGTGCTGTCGTACTTCGAGGGCGTGCACGCGCGCCCGCGCCAGCTGCTCGATCGCCCGACCTCGTGGCGCCGCTGGAGCACCGCCGACCGCGACCCCGTCGAGCGCTGGAGCGACGGCCCCGCCACGCTGCTCGGCGACGCGGCGCATCCCATGATGCAGTACCTCGCGCAGGGCGCCTGCATGGCGCTCGAAGACGCGGTGACGCTCGGCGAGGCCGTGAAGGCCTGCGACTTCGACATGACCGCCGCCTTCCAGCGCTACGAGCAGGCCCGCATCGCACGCTGCGCGCGCGTCGTGCTGTCGGTGCGCGAGATGGGGCGCCTGTACCACGCCCAAGGCGTCGAGCGCCTGGTGCGCAACAGCCTGTGGACCGGGCGCACGCCCGAACGTTTCTACGATGCGGTCGAATGGCTGTACGCCTGGCGACCCGAGCACTGCCTGGGCGACGCACCCGCGCCGCGCTGA
- a CDS encoding Bug family tripartite tricarboxylate transporter substrate binding protein: MNFPRALLTTAVLALTAASGAWAQGSDYPSKPVTLITPFAAGSGPDAVLRLVSDKLSRLWNQRVLVDNRPGGGGFIAIDQARRAAPDGYTLLQLDSEHIAALPHLYKSRNFVTLQHFDPVASLFRTPFFVAVGSESKWKTMGDLIAAAKANPEGIVYGSWGVGSPGHLGAQQLEALTGIRMRHAPYREVSQLYSNVGTGEVPWAFASIPSSQGIYKAGKLRYIAVAAPKRIPQMPDVPTMAEAGGPASLEVNSFVSLLAPKGVSAAVKAKINADVAKVIADPDIRARFDTFAFEPLAWSPEEIERNAEAKSKVYGELVRRGNISLD, encoded by the coding sequence ATGAACTTTCCGCGCGCATTGCTGACAACCGCCGTCCTGGCCCTGACCGCCGCCTCCGGCGCGTGGGCGCAGGGCAGCGACTACCCGAGCAAGCCGGTGACGCTGATCACCCCGTTCGCGGCCGGTAGCGGCCCCGACGCGGTGCTGCGGCTGGTGTCCGACAAGCTCTCGCGCCTGTGGAACCAGCGCGTGCTGGTCGACAACCGGCCCGGTGGCGGCGGCTTCATCGCCATCGACCAGGCGCGCCGCGCCGCGCCCGACGGCTACACGCTGCTGCAGCTCGACAGCGAGCACATCGCCGCGCTGCCGCACCTGTACAAGTCGCGCAACTTCGTGACCTTGCAGCACTTCGACCCGGTCGCCTCGCTGTTCCGCACGCCCTTCTTCGTGGCCGTGGGCAGCGAGTCGAAGTGGAAGACCATGGGCGACCTGATCGCCGCTGCCAAGGCCAACCCCGAAGGCATCGTCTACGGCTCGTGGGGCGTCGGCAGCCCGGGCCACCTGGGCGCGCAGCAGCTCGAGGCGCTCACGGGCATCCGCATGCGGCACGCGCCGTACCGCGAGGTGTCGCAGCTGTATTCGAACGTGGGCACGGGCGAGGTGCCGTGGGCTTTCGCCAGCATCCCGTCGAGCCAGGGCATCTACAAGGCCGGCAAGCTGCGCTACATCGCCGTGGCCGCGCCCAAGCGCATCCCGCAGATGCCCGACGTGCCCACCATGGCCGAGGCCGGCGGCCCGGCCTCGCTGGAGGTCAATTCCTTCGTGTCGCTGCTGGCGCCCAAGGGTGTGTCGGCGGCCGTGAAGGCCAAGATCAACGCCGACGTGGCCAAGGTGATTGCCGACCCCGACATCCGCGCCCGCTTCGACACCTTCGCCTTCGAGCCGCTGGCCTGGTCGCCCGAGGAGATCGAGCGCAACGCCGAGGCCAAGTCGAAGGTGTACGGGGAGCTGGTGCGCCGGGGCAACATCAGCCTCGACTGA
- a CDS encoding Bug family tripartite tricarboxylate transporter substrate binding protein yields the protein MQATKRALLIACGLAATAALPLSASADTPAWPTKPIRLLVGFPGGSTPDIAARTIAEPLSRALGQPVVVDNKAGASGNIAADQVAKATDDHTLGIVINGNLTSSKMLYPKLPYDPAKDFTYLSLIATAPLVLVAQNSLPSGTAFFDAARQAGDKWNYGSVGVGSVGHLGMELLKSRVNGFKPEHVPYQGNPQVITGMLGDQVQMGLIPPGVAMPQIRAGKLKAVGLTGGRSALVPEIPPLADAGVKDFNLEVWVALLGPATLSKTAQARISREIEIVMKDPDVRRKLFEQGWQAVGTSPDGMRTRVKEEAAIMSKIIATRGIKIQ from the coding sequence ATGCAAGCCACCAAGAGAGCCCTCCTGATCGCCTGCGGCTTGGCCGCCACCGCGGCGCTGCCGCTGTCCGCCAGCGCCGACACCCCCGCGTGGCCGACCAAGCCGATCCGCCTGCTGGTGGGTTTCCCGGGCGGATCGACGCCCGACATCGCGGCGCGCACCATCGCCGAGCCGCTGTCCCGCGCACTGGGCCAGCCGGTCGTGGTGGACAACAAGGCCGGCGCCTCGGGCAACATCGCGGCCGACCAGGTGGCCAAGGCCACCGACGACCACACGCTGGGCATCGTCATCAACGGCAACCTCACGTCGTCGAAGATGCTGTATCCCAAGCTGCCGTACGACCCGGCGAAAGACTTCACCTACCTGTCGCTGATCGCCACCGCGCCGCTGGTCCTCGTGGCGCAGAACAGCCTGCCCTCGGGCACCGCCTTCTTCGACGCCGCGCGCCAGGCCGGCGACAAGTGGAACTACGGCTCGGTGGGCGTGGGCTCGGTCGGCCACCTGGGCATGGAACTGCTCAAGAGCCGCGTGAACGGCTTCAAGCCCGAGCACGTGCCCTACCAGGGCAACCCGCAGGTCATCACTGGCATGCTGGGCGACCAGGTGCAGATGGGCCTGATCCCGCCGGGCGTGGCCATGCCGCAGATCCGTGCCGGCAAGCTCAAGGCCGTGGGCCTCACGGGCGGGCGCAGCGCGCTGGTGCCCGAGATCCCGCCGCTGGCCGACGCCGGCGTGAAAGACTTCAACCTCGAGGTGTGGGTGGCGCTGCTCGGCCCGGCCACCCTGTCGAAGACCGCGCAGGCACGCATCAGCCGCGAGATCGAAATCGTCATGAAAGACCCCGACGTGCGCCGCAAGCTCTTCGAGCAAGGCTGGCAGGCCGTGGGCACCTCGCCGGACGGCATGCGCACGCGCGTGAAGGAAGAGGCGGCGATCATGAGCAAGATCATCGCCACGCGCGGCATCAAGATCCAGTGA
- a CDS encoding fumarylacetoacetate hydrolase family protein: MSFVFTPPSIVGLPIVGSDKQFPVRRVYCVGRNYAAHAREMGFDPDREPPFFFCKPNDDASVVPVAEGATGAVPYPSLTSNYHYEAELVVAIGKGGKDIPVDQAASHIHSYAVGLDMTRRDLQMKMREAGRPWEIGKAFDFSAPIAPLRTLADVGEINAGAITLEVDGQVRQNSDITHLIWSVNEVIANLSTLFALQPGDLIFTGTPEGVGAVKPGQTIKVSIERLPSLTVRID; this comes from the coding sequence ATGTCCTTCGTCTTCACGCCCCCTTCCATCGTCGGCCTGCCCATCGTCGGCTCCGACAAGCAGTTCCCCGTGCGCCGCGTCTACTGCGTCGGCCGCAACTACGCGGCGCATGCGCGCGAGATGGGCTTCGACCCCGACCGCGAACCGCCGTTCTTCTTCTGCAAGCCGAACGACGACGCTTCGGTCGTGCCCGTGGCCGAAGGCGCCACCGGCGCCGTGCCGTACCCCTCGCTCACGAGCAACTACCACTACGAAGCCGAGCTGGTGGTCGCCATCGGCAAGGGCGGCAAGGACATCCCGGTCGACCAGGCCGCCAGCCACATCCACAGCTACGCCGTGGGCCTGGACATGACGCGCCGCGACCTGCAGATGAAGATGCGCGAAGCCGGCCGCCCGTGGGAGATCGGCAAGGCCTTCGACTTCTCGGCCCCCATCGCGCCGCTGCGCACGCTGGCCGACGTGGGCGAGATCAACGCCGGCGCCATCACGCTCGAGGTCGACGGCCAGGTGCGCCAGAACAGCGACATCACGCACCTGATCTGGTCGGTGAACGAAGTCATCGCCAACCTCTCGACCTTGTTCGCACTGCAGCCCGGCGACCTGATCTTCACGGGCACGCCCGAAGGCGTGGGCGCGGTGAAGCCGGGCCAGACGATCAAGGTCAGCATCGAGCGCCTGCCGTCCCTGACCGTTCGCATCGACTGA